CGATGCCCGCACAGTCGCGTCGGAAGCCGGCGTGGCCCTCGCCGCCGCCGATCCGGACGGCCCACCGGTCGGGGCACTGACCTGGCCCGGAGTCTGGGTGGTCACCGCCCAGACTCCCGCCCCCGGCACCAGGATGCG
This genomic interval from Kitasatospora gansuensis contains the following:
- a CDS encoding PASTA domain-containing protein — its product is MSWMGPSTAREVTVPDTVGLTVTDARTVASEAGVALAAADPDGPPVGALTWPGVWVVTAQTPAPGTRMR